A window of the Mercenaria mercenaria strain notata unplaced genomic scaffold, MADL_Memer_1 contig_816, whole genome shotgun sequence genome harbors these coding sequences:
- the LOC128554866 gene encoding L-xylulose reductase-like, whose product MEETEFKDKRALVTGAGKGIGRGIAVRLANLGTKVYAISRTQTDLDNLKQEVPSVETRLLDISDWETTRKVVTKGMATRGTGGAVVNISSIAGIRTTMNHSCYSTSKAALDMLTLSLTHELGPKKIRVNSVNPTVVMTEMGKRGWNDPEKKAAALAKIPVGRFAEIEDIVNATVYLLSDKSSMINGVVLPVDGGMINSFV is encoded by the exons GTATAGGGCGAGGTATCGCAGTGAGACTGGCCAACCTAGGAACCAAGGTGTACGCAATTAGCAGGACACAGACAGATCTAGACAATCTCAAACAAGAA GTACCGTCAGTTGAAACTCGGCTTCTCGATATATCAGACTGGGAAACAACCAGAAAG GTTGTAACAAAAGGAATGGCAACGCGTGGTACTGGCGGGGCTGTCGTCAATATCTCTAGTATTGCTGGAATACGTACAACGATGAACCATTCTTGCTACAGTACCTCAAAAGCTGCCTTGGACATGCTAACATTGTCACTAACACACGAATTGGGACCTAAAAAG ATACGTGTGAATAGCGTCAATCCGACTGTCGTCATGACTGAGATGGGAAAACGTGGATGGAACGACCCTGAAAAGAAAGCTGCGGCCCTCGCTAAAATACCAGTTGGTCGTTTCGCAG AAATAGAAGACATTGTTAATGCGACGGTGTACCTCCTTAGTGACAAATCTTCTATGATAAATGGAGTTGTATTGCCGGTAGATGGTGGTATGATAAACAGCTTTGTATAG
- the LOC123540408 gene encoding uncharacterized protein LOC123540408: MSSKGAERFKETVEAYQDRLHEYWGMIQRTINENEVTSSLDHLKYKLLKSSVLDQFKKLDSTSAEFIRFLEGSKVTESENLLKTVTEFTNEKRQIANQFIEKLKSLRPEGSLVHSNSQTCRSSSSIAKLQAIKMKAVFAEREAELERQRVALQEKEAITAAETSRKKADLEIDMKLLQQKKEAAIVEAELNSVHSDSELGDFDSVATEDPEIKTANYVNKLTVTDATDKVNLCHVQTPNAAGDFTKFLFKRDLLMSRLTVFNEQPESYQSWKQTFKCVVTDIDASPLEETDLLIKWLGLNSRRQATSLKAAYISNPYEGLVKIWERLDERFGAPETVYHSTVKKLESFPKLTVKTYNKLYDLSDILSEIEGLQKDPRYSTTLSYFDAAVGVNPIVSKLPHQLQERWTTYATSYKTKHCVSYPPFTAFAHFIREQSKVRNDPSFAFEELVSRSVSNRGERPVIARKTDVEARCPIHRTQHALEKCRVFSTMSTSDKKKLLSEKRLCFKCFSSTHVARKCNSDIKCSICSRDTHCTIMHVDTREKPVVQGGEGGNVGSTNAKCTEVCNDSFGGKSCAKIVLVNTYSISAPERKMKVYAILDEQSNGTLAKPELFNSLSLNGPRVEYTLNTCSGSLVVDGRRAHDLVIESLDGSVSYQLPDVFECTHIPDNREEIPVPQVALHHPHLESISSCIPDLDEGASILLLVGRDLLEAHHILEQCIGPPGTPYAQRLSLGWVIIGEVCLGKVHTPRKVSVNKTFVVGDGRTSILPPCTSKFHIEKDSFEFDSSYMYDPVFVTTPSDNKPSLSVEDREFLTIMDQEFSLGSDRRWVAPLPFKSPKPRLPSNRDQALRRAKSLETSLSKNPVKKQHFLDFMSKLFSSGHAELAPKLAENAECWYLPIFGVYHPKKPGKIRVVFDSSSKCDGVSLNSVLLQGQDLTNSLLGVLMRFRRDLVAISADIEQMFYCFSVAEHHRDFLRFIWHKDNDPSKPLVDYRMTRHVFGNSPSPAVATYGLRKAAESADQDVKDFVCQNFYVDDGLTSCPSASVAIDLLQRTRATLAVTGLNLNKIASNDPDVIKGFPRKDLATDLSRVDFEHENLPAQRSLGVEWDLEQDSFTFTCKIQDRPITKRGLLSAIHSIFDPLGFLAPVLISARLILRDVMLCKFGWDEPLPPETYRQWESWQKNLLHLEGIRIPRCLFSLSLGSLSDFELHTFSDASEKAIAAIVFLVANSEGGKRHVSFIMGKSKVAPNSGHTIPRLELCAAVLATELYQIVAENMHIDIRSSHFYTDSKVVLGYIWNQARRFYTYVSNRVQKVRQVSSPQQWQYVATNLNPADVGTRGVNSSQLQDSVWLSGPKFLSDGKTTQTEFFPLLEPDLDKEIRTRVAVKTTVVSEGINPKSSLGSGRFTRFSDWSRLVSALCTLWHIAVSFHEKGQCRGWHACSESKSVEMKRQVETLIVREVQQTLYQQEITSLLAGRPVPKTSSILRLDPYLDQEGMLRVGGRLSKSTLSDKEKHPLLLPGKHHVSKLLVTHIHNSIKHQGRLITEGAIRSAGFWVTGAKRIVSTLLRSCVVCRKLRGRFEYQKMSDLPVDRVKEAKPFSFVGVDVFGPWQIVSRRTRGGQANSKRWAVIFTCLTIRAVHIEIIEEMTSSAFINALRRFIAIRGKVTQYRSDRGTNFVGATDKLGIDAINVEDAEIKKYLFDSDAVWVFNPPHSSHMGGVWERMIGISRRILDSMLLKTPNLTHDVLVTLMAEVSAIVNARPIVPVSDDAECPDILSPSALLTIKLQTSQPISECMSLKNLYKDQWRRVQFLAEQFWVRWRRDYLQSLQSRPKWLNEEVPLKVDDIVLLKDSQAPRNSWPMARVSQIFPSSDNRIRKVEISFFREGKQIFLTRPVVELVVLVRA; the protein is encoded by the coding sequence ATGTCGTCTAAAGGGGCGGAGcggtttaaagaaactgttgaagCATATCAGGATAGACTTCATGAATACTGGGGAATGATTCAAAGAACAATTAATGAAAATGAAGTAACCTCTTCCCTAGACCATCTGAAATACAAATTGCTGAAATCATCTGTGTTGGATCAGTTCAAAAAATTGGACAGCACTTCCGCAGAATTTATAAGATTTTTGGAAGGGTCGAAAGTAACAGAAAGTGAGAATCTCCTAAAAACAGTCACAGAATTCACCAATGAAAAGAGACAGATCGCAAATCAgtttattgaaaaattaaagtctttGCGTCCTGAAGGGTCTTTAGTCCATTCAAATTCACAAACATGTAGGTCCAGCAGCTCTATTGCTAAGCTTCAGGCTATAAAAATGAAAGCGGTATTTGCTGAGAGAGAGGCTGAGCTTGAACGGCAAAGAGTAGCACTGCAAGAAAAAGAAGCAATAACGGCTGCCGAGACATCTAGAAAGAAGGCAGATTTAGAAATAGACATGAAACTTTTGCAACAGAAAAAAGAGGCAGCCATAGTTGAAGCTGAACTTAATTCGGTACACAGTGATAGTGAACTAGGTGATTTCGACTCGGTGGCCACCGAAGACCCAGAGATAAAAACAGCAAactatgtaaacaaacttacagTCACTGATGCGACAGATAAAGTGAATTTGTGCCATGTTCAAACACCGAATGCAGCAGGAGATTTCACAAAATTTCTGTTTAAGAGAGATCTACTCATGTCACGTTTAACTGTATTTAATGAACAGCCAGAAAGCTACCAATCATGGAAGCAAACTTTCAAATGTGTTGTCACAGACATAGATGCCTCACCATTGGAGGAAACAGACTTGCTTATAAAATGGTTGGGATTGAACTCTCGCAGACAAGCAACGTCATTAAAAGCAGCATACATCAGCAACCCATATGAAGGCTTAGTCAAAATTTGGGAAAGATTAGACGAGAGATTTGGTGCCCCTGAAACAGTGTACCACTCAACAGTCAAGAAGCTGGAATCTTTTCCAAAGTTAACAGTGAAGACATACAACAAACTGTATGATCTTTCCGACATACTTTCAGAAATAGAAGGGCTACAGAAAGATCCCAGATACAGCACAACGCTTTCCTACTTCGATGCCGCAGTTGGAGTGAACCCCATAGTTAGCAAGCTGCCTCACCAACTCCAAGAAAGATGGACAACTTATGCAACAAGTTACAAGACAAAACATTGTGTCAGTTATCCGCCATTCACAGCATTTGCGCATTTTATTCGGGAGCAAAGCAAAGTTCGGAATGATCCAAGTTTCGCGTTCGAAGAATTGGTATCAAGATCAGTATCAAATCGTGGAGAGAGGCCAGTTATTGCGAGAAAGACTGATGTTGAAGCGAGGTGCCCCATACACAGAACTCAACATGCTTTAGAAAAGTGTAGAGTGTTCAGCACCATGAGCACTAGTGATAAGAAAAAGTTACTTAGTGAAAAGCGGTTATGTTTCAAGTGTTTTAGTAGTACACATGTTGCTAGAAAATGTAATAGTGATATTAAATGTAGCATTTGTTCACGTGATACACATTGTACAATTATGCATGTTGATACACGGGAAAAGCCAGTCGTTCAAGGTGGGGAGGGGGGAAATGTTGGCAGTACCAATGCAAAGTGCACCGAAGTCTGCAATGATAGTTTTGGGGGAAAATCATGCGCAAAGATTGTTTTGGTTAATACTTATAGTATTTCTGCTCCTGAGAGAAAAATGAAAGTGTATGCTATTCTTGATGAACAGAGTAATGGTACTCTAGCAAAGCCCGAGCTATTCAACTCACTGTCTCTGAATGGTCCGCGCGTTGAATATACCTTGAATACTTGTTCAGGCTCCTTGGTGGTAGATGGTCGCAGGGCTCACGACCTTGTTATTGAGTCGCTTGATGGGTCTGTAAGCTATCAGCTCCCAGATGTATTTGAATGTACTCACATTCCTGATAACCGTGAGGAGATTCCTGTCCCTCAGGTTGCTCTTCACCATCCTCACTTAGAGAGCATATCCTCATGTATTCCAGACTTAGATGAGGGTGCCTCTATCTTACTCTTGGTAGGTAGAGATTTGTTGGAAGCCCACCATATCTTAGAGCAGTGCATCGGTCCCCCTGGTACCCCTTACGCCCAGCGCCTTAGTCTTGGGTGGGTGATTATTGGGGAAGTTTGTCTCGGTAAGGTTCACACTCCGCGAAAGGTTTCAGTGAATAAGACCTTTGTTGTAGGTGATGGTAGGACATCCATACTGCCTCCGTGTACGAGCAAATTCCACATTGAGAAAGACAGCTTCGAGTTTGACTCTAGTTATATGTATGACCCCGTGTTCGTCACTACTCCCAGTGACAATAAACCTTCCTTATCAGTGGAAGATAGAGAATTCCTTACCATTATGGACCAAGAGTTTTCCTTGGGTTCTGATCGTAGGTGGGTAGCACCTCTCCCGTTCAAATCTCCCAAACCTAGGTTGCCTAGCAACAGAGATCAAGCCTTGAGACGTGCGAAATCTTTAGAGACAAGTCTCTCAAAGAATCCAGTGAAGAAGCAGCATTTTCTAGACTTTATGTCCAAGTTATTTTCAAGTGGCCATGCTGAGCTTGCCCCCAAGCTTGCAGAGAATGCAGAGTGTTGGTACTTACCTATCTTTGGGGTATACCACCCAAAGAAGCCGGGTAAAATCAGGGTTGTGTTTGATTCTTCCTCAAAATGTGATGGTGTGTCCTTGAACTCGGTTCTCCTACAGGGTCAAGACCTTACCAATAGCTTATTGGGTGTATTGATGCGGTTCAGGCGTGATCTGGTTGCCATTTCTGCAGACATTGAGcagatgttttattgttttagtgTGGCTGAACACCATAGAGACTTTCTGCGTTTTATCTGGCACAAGGATAATGACCCCTCTAAGCCCTTAGTTGATTACCGCATGACTAGACATGTGTTTGGAAATAGTCCGTCCCCAGCTGTGGCAACGTATGGCCTGAGAAAGGCCGCAGAATCAGCTGATCAAGATGTCAAGGACTTTGTGTGCCAGAATTTTTATGTTGACGATGGCCTTACCTCATGCCCCTCAGCCTCAGTTGCCATAGATTTGCTTCAGAGAACTAGGGCCACTTTAGCAGTCACAGGTTTGAATCTCAACAAGATAGCATCCAATGACCCTGATGTAATTAAGGGTTTCCCAAGGAAAGATTTGGCCACAGATCTGTCCCGTGTAGACTTTGAACATGAGAACTTACCTGCTCAGCGTAGTTTAGGTGTCGAATGGGATCTAGAACAAGATAGTTTTACCTTTACCTGCAAGATTCAGGACAGACCTATAACCAAGCGAGGCTTACTTTCTGCTATTCATAGCATTTTTGACCCCCTTGGCTTTCTAGCCCCAGTACTGATTAGCGCCCGACTCATCTTACGGGATGTAATGTTATGCAAGTTTGGCTGGGATGAACCTTTGCCACCAGAGACCTATAGACAGTGGGAAAGTTGGCAGAAAAACCTCCTTCATTTAGAAGGCATTCGGATACCTAGGTGCTTGTTTTCGCTGTCGCTTGGTTCATTGTCTGATTTCGAGCTCCACACTTTTTCAGATGCCAGTGAGAAGGCGATAGCAGCTATTGTTTTTCTAGTTGCGAATTCAGAAGGTGGCAAAAGGCATGTGAGTTTCATTATGGGAAAATCAAAGGTTGCCCCAAACAGCGGTCATACAATTCCCCGCCTAGAACTTTGTGCTGCAGTCCTTGCCACTGAATTGTACCAGATTGTTGCGGAGAATATGCACATAGACATCCGTAGTTCGCATTTCTATACTGACAGTAAAGTTGTTTTGGGATACATTTGGAACCAAGCTAGAAGGTTTTACACGTATGTAAGCAATCGTGTGCAGAAGGTAAGGCAGGTCTCTTCCCCCCAGCAGTGGCAATATGTCGCCACCAACTTAAACCCTGCTGATGTTGGAACCAGAGGTGTAAACTCTTCACAGTTACAAGATAGTGTTTGGTTATCAGGTCCCAAATTTCTATCTGATGGTAAGACTACACAGACAGAGTTCTTTCCCCTACTTGAGCCAGACCTAGATAAGGAGATTCGCACTCGGGTTGCCGTTAAAACAACTGTGGTCTCGGAAGGAATTAATCCAAAAAGTAGTCTTGGTTCTGGTAGGTTCACTAGGTTCTCAGATTGGTCAAGACTTGTTTCTGCACTCTGCACACTCTGGCATATTGCAGTATCTTTTCATGAGAAGGGGCAGTGTCGTGGCTGGCATGCATGTAGTGAATCTAAAAGTGTAGAAATGAAGCGACAGGTTGAGACTCTGATCGTCAGGGAAGTACAGCAAACACTATACCAACAGGAAATCACCTCCCTTTTGGCAGGTAGACCTGTGCCCAAGACCAGTTCTATTCTCCGTCTTGACCCTTACTTAGACCAGGAGGGAATGCTGCGCGTAGGTGGACGACTAAGCAAAAGCACCTTGTCGGACAAGGAAAAACACCCTTTGTTGTTGCCTGGAAAACACCATGTGTCAAAGTTGTTGGTCACCCATAttcataactccatcaagcaccAAGGTCGCCTTATAACCGAAGGCGCTATAAGATCTGCTGGTTTTTGGGTCACTGGTGCAAAACGTATTGTCTCCACACTTCTCCGCAGTTGCGTTGTTTGCCGTAAGCTTAGAGGCCGGTTTGAATACCAGAAAATGTCCGATCTACCTGTTGACCGCGTTAAAGAAGCAAAGCCCTTTTCCTTTGTAGGTGTAGACGTTTTCGGCCCGTGGCAGATTGTGTCACGTCGTACCCGGGGAGGCCAAGCCAATTCAAAACGTTGGGCTGTCATCTTTACTTGTCTTACTATCCGCGCAGTTCACATTGAGATAATTGAGGAAATGACTTCTTCCGCATTCATCAACGCGCTTCGCAGGTTTATTGCTATTAGGGGCAAGGTCACGCAGTACAGGTCTGATAGGGGTACCAACTTTGTTGGGGCCACAGACAAGTTAGGCATTGACGCCATTAATGTGGAAGACGCTGAGATAAAGAAGTATCTTTTTGACTCTGACGCAGTCTGGGTCTTCAACCCTCCTCATAGCTCCCACATGGGAGGAGTCTGGGAGCGAATGATAGGGATTTCGCGGCGTATTCTAGATTCTATGCTCTTAAAGACACCAAACCTTACCCATGATGTCTTGGTCACACTAATGGCAGAAGTGAGTGCCATAGTAAATGCTCGGCCAATAGTCCCTGTCTCAGATGATGCTGAATGTCCAGACATTCTTAGTCCTTCTGCGTTACTTACCATTAAGCTCCAAACAAGTCAGCCCATTTCAGAGTGCATGTCGTTAAAAAACCTATATAAGGACCAATGGCGACGTGTTCAGTTTCTGGCAGAGCAATTTTGGGTCCGGTGGCGACGCGACTATCTCCAGTCCCTACAGTCCAGGCCTAAATGGCTAAATGAAGAAGTCCCACTTAAGGTAGATGATATAGTCCTTTTGAAGGATAGTCAGGCTCCGCGCAATAGTTGGCCAATGGCTAGGGTATCGCAAATCTTTCCAAGCTCAGACAACAGAATTCGCAAGGTCGAGATTAGTTTCTTTAGGGAGGGAAAACAGATATTCCTTACTAGGCCTGTGGTAGAGTTAGTGGTACTTGTGAGAGCATAA